The Entelurus aequoreus isolate RoL-2023_Sb linkage group LG23, RoL_Eaeq_v1.1, whole genome shotgun sequence genome has a window encoding:
- the LOC133640922 gene encoding AFG1-like ATPase, whose translation MARLFDTVFIRHVPVLTLAMKDQVRRFTTLIDNFYDKKVRVVLQAAVPLEQLFVHTGGDDERDQQLLDDLGLSQEAAGRLALFTGEEETFAFHRTISRLTEMQAKTYWMEGDRGMGKRRRHT comes from the exons ATGGCGCGGCTCTTTGACACGGTGTTCATTAGACACGTCCCTGTGCTGACACTGGCCATGAAGGACCAAGTGAGGCGCTTCACCACCCTCATTGACAACTTCTACGATAAAAAG GTGAGAGTGGTGCTGCAGGCTGCGGTGCCTTTAGAGCAGCTGTTTGTCCACACTGGAGGGGATGATGAGCGGGACCAGCAGCTTCTGGATGACTTGGGCCTGAGTCAG GAGGCAGCGGGGCGTCTGGCACTTTTCACGGGCGAGGAGGAGACCTTTGCCTTCCACAGGACTATTTCTCGCCTGACGGAGATGCAAGCGAAGACGTACTGGATGGAGGGAGATCGCGGCATGGGGAAGAGACGCCGCCATACTTAG